A portion of the Natronococcus sp. AD-5 genome contains these proteins:
- a CDS encoding DNA polymerase Y family protein yields MSDGPRLPGVERDEDDEEPIVLHVDADCFYAACERLREPELRGEPLVVGMGYEPGETIGAVATASYEAREFGVESAQAISSALERLPRRAALDPDAGDYDPDLKPDETGHYRPVDMDYYESVAEEVQTILHDCADVVREVSIDEAYLDVTERTAWEVADGFARHVKDRIRREVGIVVSVGAAPTMSAAKIASDYDKPDGLTVVRPGELREFLAPLEVDLLHGVGPVTARELREMGLETAGDVAAVDPEPLVERFGERGRELYDRARGEDDRRVEPKGDPKSFSRESAFAEPVEDPGRKYEQIETLAAAVADRARREGALYRTVGVKAVTPPYDVNTRARSLPGPVDDPALVDRIARDLFAEFETEPVRKVGVRVANLEFAAADQASLDGWERTATDADVQGRTVGNGETDDDSGADGSGEPSSDGGTVERPATTDRLPAGQSSLQDFF; encoded by the coding sequence CGTCCTGCACGTCGACGCCGACTGCTTCTACGCCGCCTGCGAGCGGCTCCGCGAGCCCGAACTGCGCGGCGAACCGCTCGTCGTCGGCATGGGATACGAGCCGGGAGAGACGATCGGCGCGGTCGCCACCGCCAGCTACGAGGCCCGCGAGTTCGGCGTCGAGAGCGCACAGGCGATCTCGAGCGCCCTCGAGCGACTCCCCCGGCGCGCGGCGCTGGATCCCGACGCGGGCGATTACGATCCCGACCTCAAGCCCGACGAAACCGGCCACTATCGGCCCGTGGACATGGACTACTACGAGTCCGTGGCCGAAGAGGTGCAGACCATTCTCCACGACTGCGCCGACGTCGTCCGCGAGGTGAGCATCGACGAGGCCTACCTCGACGTCACCGAGCGCACCGCCTGGGAGGTCGCCGACGGCTTCGCCCGCCACGTCAAGGATCGCATCCGCCGGGAGGTCGGCATCGTCGTCAGCGTCGGCGCCGCGCCGACGATGAGCGCGGCCAAGATCGCGAGCGACTACGACAAGCCCGACGGGCTGACCGTCGTTCGCCCCGGCGAACTCCGCGAGTTCCTCGCCCCCCTCGAGGTCGACCTGCTCCACGGCGTCGGCCCCGTCACGGCCCGCGAGTTGCGAGAGATGGGCCTCGAGACGGCCGGCGACGTCGCGGCGGTCGATCCCGAGCCGCTGGTCGAGCGGTTCGGCGAACGGGGGCGAGAGCTCTACGACCGCGCCCGCGGCGAGGACGACCGGCGCGTCGAGCCGAAGGGCGATCCCAAGAGCTTCTCGCGGGAGTCGGCGTTCGCCGAACCCGTCGAAGATCCGGGGCGGAAGTACGAGCAGATCGAGACGCTCGCGGCCGCGGTTGCCGATCGCGCCCGCCGAGAGGGGGCGCTGTACCGGACCGTCGGGGTAAAGGCGGTGACGCCGCCGTACGACGTCAACACGCGCGCGCGATCGTTACCGGGGCCGGTCGACGATCCGGCGCTCGTCGACCGCATCGCCCGCGACCTCTTCGCGGAGTTCGAGACCGAACCGGTTCGAAAAGTCGGCGTTAGAGTCGCGAACCTCGAGTTCGCCGCGGCCGATCAGGCCAGCCTCGACGGCTGGGAACGAACCGCCACTGACGCGGACGTACAGGGGCGAACGGTCGGCAACGGCGAGACGGACGACGACAGCGGCGCGGACGGCAGCGGTGAACCGAGCAGCGACGGCGGGACGGTCGAGCGTCCGGCGACGACCGACCGTCTCCCGGCCGGACAATCCTCGCTCCAGGACTTCTTCTGA